Proteins from a genomic interval of Dunckerocampus dactyliophorus isolate RoL2022-P2 chromosome 5, RoL_Ddac_1.1, whole genome shotgun sequence:
- the LOC129181111 gene encoding uncharacterized protein LOC129181111, with amino-acid sequence MWIPESNNRNCTVSEDHIKTAFKVANCLILSATSLVGVAANVFVILAVYNQKSLQTWNNALVVNLAAIDILRCASDCPVLLTIVLHTHGRGGTHRLICDAQVASFSFCCCVQLLTLACISAERYQAIAQPFKTAERKKRIVFLILLMWTLATLVAAICLIFVKDSPVHARCKGSAQGEASSYDTFGIYILFPLWAACFGVIIGFYARIFALVRAHNRKIFDKGVFPVVNNEERGHGEPSQHQNKPNSTPTNAPMHVSIRRGNKGGLKAAESGAEPHPPQVPLPQKAVKAQGLKLGVVEAAGAEPSNGDVAASVKSSITKPNKLPGNCGSEKQSCQRMTVDRVPWEVKATSLHVCTSLHSPKAPPSKAPLGLIEGSNVVCGESLVAVEQASLPPTDSNNSPEAARIEGAVCMMPSKANKERANKRKESKMAKRAGYIILTFLLFWLPLITTILINFIVHNNYNTQDATVQEVELLSVSIACITSLSNPITYAAVNPQFSTEFYRLKNKLRSTLVCR; translated from the exons ATGTGGATCCCTGAATCGAATAATAGGAACTGCACCGTTAGCGAGGACCACATCAAGACTGCCTTTAAGGTGGCAAACTGCTTGAtcctgtccgccacctcccttgTGGGTGTGGCGGCCAACGTCTTTGTCATCCTGGCCGTGTACAACCAGAAGTCCCTGCAGACGTGGAACAATGCCCTGGTGGTCAACCTGGCGGCCATCGACATTCTGAGATGTGCATCCGATTGTCCCGTGCTCTTGACCATAGTGCTGCACACTCACGGGCGAGGCGGCACTCACCGGTTGATCTGTGATGCCCAGGTGGcctccttctccttctgctgCTGCGTCCAGCTCTTGACACTGGCTTGCATCAGTGCCGAGAGGTATCAGGCAATTGCTCAACCCTTTAAAACCGCTGAGAGAAAGAAACGGATAGTGTTCTTGATCCTCCTCATGTGGACTCTAGCCACGCTGGTGGCTGCCATTTGTTTGATCTTCGTGAAGGACTCACCTGTGCATGCGAGGTGCAAAGGGTCAGCACAGGGAGAAGCGTCTTCTTACGACACCTTTGggatttacattttgttcccaCTGTGGGCGGCTTGCTTTGGCGTCATCATCGGGTTCTACGCTCGCATCTTTGCCCTGGTTAGGGCACACAATCGTAAAATATTTGACAAAGGCGTCTTCCCTGTTGTGAATAATGAGGAGAGAGGACATGGAGAGCCAAGCCAGCACCAAAACAAGCCAAATTCCACGCCAACAAACGCTCCAATGCATGTCTCAATCAGGCGGGGAAACAAGGGAGGGTTAAAAGCCGCAGAGTCAGGAGCAGAACCTCATCCTCCCCAGGTGCCGCTGCCTCAAAAAGCTGTTAAAGCCCAGGGCTTAAAGCTGGGTGTTGTGGAGGCTGCAGGAGCAGAACCATCTAATGGAGACGTGGCGGCCAGTGTTAAGAGCTCAATCACTAAGCCCAATAAGCTGCCAGGCAATTGCGGCTCTGAGAAGCAATCCTGCCAGAGGATGACAGTTGACAGAGTACCTTGGGAAGTGAAAGCAACAAGCCTTCATGTCTGCACCTCGCTGCATTCGCCCAAAGCTCCTCCATCCAAAGCTCCTCTCGGCCTGATTGAGGGCAGCAATGTCGTCTGTGGCGAATCACTGGTCGCAGTGGAGCAAGCCTCCCTGCCACCTACGGACTCAAACAACAGCCCAGAAGCAGCCAGAATAGAAGGAGCCGTTTGCATGATGCCATCCAAGGCCAACAAGGAGAGAGCCAACAAGAGGAAGGAAAGCAAGATGGCTAAACGAGCAGGTTACATCATCCTGACCTTCCTCTTGTTCTGGCTGCCTTTAATCACAACCATCCTCATCAACTTTATTGTTCACAACAACTACaacacacag GATGCAACAGTGCAGGAAGTGGAGCTCCTGTCAGTGTCCATCGCATGCATCACGTCACTCAGCAACCCAATAACATACGCCGCAGTCAACCCTCAGTTCAGCACAGAGTTTTATCGCCTCAAAAACAAGCTCAGATCCACGCTAGTCTGCCGTTGA